Below is a genomic region from Acidimicrobiales bacterium.
TCTGACGCCGAAGACGCATCGGGCGGCCGGCGAACGCTTGTACTCCGACGTCGAGATCCACCGGGCCCAGCGCATCAAGGAGCTGCAGGAGCTCCTCGGCTTCTCGCTGGCAGAGGTCGGAGTGGTGCTCGAGACCGAGGACGCCTTCGACCGACTCCGCGATGCCTATCACGCCGATCCCAAGCCCATCCACCGACTCGAAGTGATCCGTCGGGCGATCGAAGCCAACGACCGGCTGCTCGCCCATCTGGACGACAAGCTGGCCCGGATCCAGGCCTTCAGGGACGAACGTGCGGCCAAGGCACAACGGCTGCACCAGGTGGCAGCCGAGCTGCGAGCAGGATCCCCGACGCGAAAGAAGGAGCGATCATGACCTCACCGACGCCAGCCGCCTACGACGCCATGATGGCCGAGACCGTGAGG
It encodes:
- a CDS encoding MerR family transcriptional regulator, which codes for MSPSSSVVDYEATTWRIGEVAKLTGVTTRTLRYWEELGLLTPKTHRAAGERLYSDVEIHRAQRIKELQELLGFSLAEVGVVLETEDAFDRLRDAYHADPKPIHRLEVIRRAIEANDRLLAHLDDKLARIQAFRDERAAKAQRLHQVAAELRAGSPTRKKERS